The Cicer arietinum cultivar CDC Frontier isolate Library 1 chromosome 1, Cicar.CDCFrontier_v2.0, whole genome shotgun sequence genome contains the following window.
TCttgttaattttcttttgttaacTATTATATAGAGAAGGGATATATTGATGGTCTAAAAGATTAATTGAATTGTGCTTTATTAATGGTTTACTTCAGGTATTGAAAACCATTTTAATAAAAACGCATTAATTTTCGATTCAGTTCTGAATCTGAAAtgatttgaaattgaattttaaatattttaaatataaatcagtttaaaatttttaacaaatttttagttaaaatcagttTCGAACTAATCTCTTAaatgaatttttcaaaaataaattcacgacaaaattttcaaaattcttttaacaaaaaaatttgcTATTTTTTTCGAAACAAATAAGTGTAAAAATGTGTAGtgataatttgttaaataaGACGAAAagctttgaaaaaaaaattataaataaaattagtagtGATATTTGTTGACTTTAATCACCCACTACAATTTTTTAATGTCACTCTTGAAATAACAGCATATTACTATCCATGTGAAAGCAAATATTATGGTAgataaacttttatatatacttCAAAGAATACATAATAAGTAACATGACACAACTATTATGCTTCAAGGTTTCATTTTTATTACCACCATTTGTAATGTCCTGGAATGGGGAGTTGCAACTTTATTGTGAAGTATGcatattttttgttaaagtttctacaaaattaaataataactttttgaACAATCGTGTAATCTTCTTTATTGAAACATTTGTAATATCAACgtaaataaaacaatttgaaagacataatataattaaaatcacaTCTCCTAAACTGAAAACTTGAGTTTGGAAATGCAATAACTCTGAACATCACTAGAAGTCATGTTAACAGAGATTTGACAATTGTTGTAAGACTTAGCCTTCACTTTGATAAAGTTCAAAATAATTGCTTTACCAGGAAGTTGAGCCGTTGAAGTCAAATTAAATTTCATCCCAGGAACAACATCCATCCAAAAATTTGGATTATGTAACAATTTTCCAATCATAAAATGTGCCTTAGTTGTCACATTAATTTCACTTCGTGCTGGGATTAACGCTGCCTCAAGTGGAACACTTCCTACCATAATGTCACGATAAGATATATAACCAATTGAACTTTCATATTGGAAACTTCCAAAGTTTCGGTTTGCAATTGTCATCATCACGCCTAAAGTCAAATTTAAGGGTAAAGTTGGTGAAAGGAAATCGACATGTGAGAGATGGAATGTGACAATAGGATCTTTGGGTTTGAAAACGGTGAAAATCAATGTTACAATCACGATGGAGACAACGATGACAGAAAGTGCAGCTCCACTCAAACAAACTCTAACTCTAGCCATGCTTAATTTCgatttggaaaaaaataaaggaagacaAATTTGTTAGAGATAGAACTTGTTTTTTGGATGAAAAGTCTATCTcaatataactatatatataatgaaattttttattataaaagtaaattatCTTCTCTTTTTATGGTTTAGATTTACGTGCtcaataatttgttaaaaatattatgtacCAGAGTAGGTTAAATGTCTTAGATGGTCAATTGATcattaactattattttattagttgaaaatatttattttaattgtaatttacCTTAAAAGTCATACGCATAATAAGATAATTTGTTATACATTAAtgacattaaattattttggtctcaatttttatgaatttacaAAAttggtttttctattttaaaattcaatcatttaagttatttctttccattttttaattaaaaaataataaaatgacatattttaaacaattcgatatataatacaatgatatttaatataatattaatgatattacaataaaattctctaaatattttaattttaatttttgaagttattaatttttataatttaattaataacagatgaataattaatttatctaaattATTCTATATTATAATATCTTATGTTACAAGAAAgaaggtttgaattgtaaatgcacattttaaaaacttaagaaaataacttaatattgatcttggttgtaaaaacagaaaacgaataacgttcttggttttaaccagaaaacgaaTAACAATCTTGGTTAGCTAAAATTAGTAATTCTGTTTAAGTTTTTAACCTGCTAATCAATCAAATTGAAAGTAAATAAAGAAGGGAAGATATATCACGCATCaatatatcttggttcacccaacttgagttacgtccagtcctcacaactgtgagattttccactaagtgtttaaaacaaagagtCTTCTTGATTTTACAACATTCAGCATAGGTCGACCCTGATCTGTTTCATGCCTTattcctttccacccagaaagcgaAGACAATACCTATCTATCTTGATAGGATTTGTTACAATTtaatcaaactataattaaactcttatagtttgagtttttacaataatgataaaattgttttgatagaatctgagatgtctcaactcttgtttaagattcgattctttacaaagaattcagtagtaACAGCACAATATTGTGTAAAGATTcagaactgcttcttctttgtgaaaatgagaatttcaagtatgtgaatgtgaatgatttgtggTAATTAACAACATTGGGTTTTCTACCTTAATCttggatattggccttccttttataggtgtTTCGAAGCATTTAATCTTGgtcaaaaagagttgttggtagtgctctgtcagttttgaccaaaaccaatatatgagattaaaataattcagcttttgaatgatttgaatttgttttaactGAGTTTGTTACAGCCTTGTTTAAACtttttgtcttctagtttaaATGTCTTTGAATCTGGAGCTTTGAATCAGGCCAAAATAGTTTGAAGAATGATTAAAAACCTTTGCAGAAGTAGGAGGATCACTGCTGgaattctgcagaaaacggagattgattatcaatctggttttGGCACTTTGATCTTTCTGaagatttgatgatcaatctgaagttcctgttttaaagcCGCAGGAAAATCTGCAAGTAAAACCTTAATTTTTAGTAGTGTGAATGTTGATATAAGTTATCATGATAAGAACTTTTTCTTTTAACCATTCCATATTGTCATTCATACTATACTACAATAGGTAACACTCTgaacaatttaaataattgaaacaaaaatacaacTATAATTGATAGTTGTTAAATATGAGAAAAGGTATACAGCCtgataataattttagtaatatttGAATCAAAAACTTCAACATCGATCAGTTATGTTATTTTCAAAAGGTTGTATTGAATTGAACATCAAAGAGAcgaatttgttaaaaattttacaaaattaaataataacttttCGAAGTGGAAATAGACACAACTTCATACAATGATCATGCTATTGGTATTATGCGAGATATGACATGTTTATGAAAGTGATATGCTTTACGAGGTATTGGATTTAAGTATTTATTTGAACTCAAAATAATGATGCCTTGATTCTACTACAAACTCACATAATTATCATAATTTGGTTTGTGGGTTAAAAACTATGTTGGGAAACTCGACCTATATGACATTGGGGGAGTAGTCATCACCATTTTCGTATAAAAGCTTGAATAGTAACCTTGAGTCCATAAAAAACATTCACATGTGAGCAAATAGAACATTTAAACATATATAGTAAATGGTGTAACTAATGTGTATATATTATGTAtaactattattaaattatcctAATATAATCCATTGTATATAGATACATTTAATGTAAACTTTTAacattttaagataaataagaGTATTAAAAGAGATaggtttagaagaaaaaaataataatacatctAATAATTTGCACAGAAGCTTATATTTAGAAACAATCACTTTTTTTCAATTGATGCTTATAATTAGGAACAGATAGAGTATTAACTACTTATCTTTAGTCACCTATCTTTATGGCAACATGCACAACCATTGTCATGAGTACCAAAACAAATAAGCTTCTATTATTTGATTAGTAACTTTTTATAATTCTCATAAATTATTTGTGTGCATCAAAAATATGTTGGTATTATAATTGTTGTCAAGTACTATTAACTACTTACAATTACTcgattatcttttttttctctttttttatagAGGTTACCTCCACTAGAGGTAATCCTATTTTAAAACTCGAATACTAAATGTAGATAATTATATTAGAGAGAATTCAAACTTAAATTTATCACGTTTTGAGTCTAGTCAATTCATTAAGTTCAACTTGCGTTGGTAGTAAGGGAGCTATCTTAATATTAGCATAAACAATTGTTGCTATTTCCTAATATTTATCACATGTTTTTATACATTTGAATGATTGTTTCTTGGAAAGAAAATATTTAGCAAGCATAGGTATTTCcactataatttaatataaatattctaTTTATATGTATGTACAGTGCACCATAAAATATATAGATTGTTGGAACTTTAGTCATAGACATTTAATTCATCTTAAAGTTTCAAGAAACTTGTAAATATACAATAATTTATCATGGGTTCCAATGTCAATAAATTAATTGGTGCTAGTTTTCAATGCTTGATGTGCATGGtttctataaaaaaagttatgacCATAGAAACTAATTGGGACATAAACATGTTTTATATCTATAAAATCACCCATGCATTTTGGGTTAATAATGTATTTGGCTATTAATTTGGAATACATAATTGCAGTAGTAGTCAggtgattttttaaaaaacattgaaAGTTGGTGCAAATTAATGTTAGtcatgataattttttatcttttaaaatggTCTAGAATTTGGAGCGCATGAATGCATatactttataaaatatagCTTAATAGCATTGTTTACTTAGTAATTAATGTTTGACAAAAAAAACTACTTGATGGTTTAATAAGATAAgataatatatttatgaaagaatattttttaatattcttaatttccatttctttaatatataagaAACTTACAATTTAGACACAACCCCCAACATACACATATTCCCTTATTATCACATATTGCTTTAGATTATctcaaatatatcaataattttgaagtcaaaatataaatcaaaatttgaattatttgtagTTGAGCTCTCCGCTGGACCACTATCATAAGTGATTCACAGtagattattaaaaatataaaaactctaATGATAATTACgatatatttagaaaataataatttattgtctttattatttttatagattaGATGATGATTTGATTGacgttaatttaataaaagatatatatttatttatttttatttttatcaaatcgATATCATTTAAATTAGGCTGAATACCACATGTggtccattaacttaattttagttaacattttagtcatttatctttttttttctgtcTGATCTggtgctttattttaaatttaattgacaatttgatattttatgttttaaaatgtcaacaatgttatcatttttttttacaaaaaatcatcaaaatttttaaacaaaactcataaaattaattatattatttaatataatataaatttcatcaaatttgtaactcaaatctttaaataaactcatatttttatctctaacaatattaaataaagaataaaaatatgagtttatttaaaaatttgagttacgaatttgatgaaatttgtattatattgaagaatataattaattttatgagttttgtttaaacattttgatgaatttttgtaaaaataaaagaaaacattgttaacattttaaaacataaaagattaaattatcacttaaaattaatacaactaTTTgcactaaataaattttactataaacacttttttaacttctaacaactttcttttttcttttgtcaaAGTCAGAAAATACCAACAACTTtcattagaagaagaaaaaaaaaactgaatagGCCATATACGACCCAAAAGTAAAACATCATAAATGACAATTTTAATGTAACATACGTTTTTCTTGACTAAATTTAATGAAACATATttgataacatgaaaatttACGATGCAtaaatcatcaaaacattaattatgaatttttttccaTGAATATTGAGATTACACAAAACAAACAATCGTAATCTTCTTTACTCAAACATTTGTAATATTAACgtaaataaaacaatttgaaagacaaaatattattcaaatcacATCTCCTAAACTAAGtaaacttgagtttcgaaatgcaaTAACTCTGAACATCACTAGAAGTCATGTTAACAGAGATTTGACAATTGTTGTAAGCTTTAGCCTTTACTttgataaatttcaaaataatcgCTTTACCAGGAAGTTCAGCCGTTGAAGTCAAATTAAATTTCATCCCAGGAACAACATCCGTCCAAAAATTTGGATTATGTAACAATACTCCAACCATAAAATGTGCATTAGTTGTCACATTAATTTCACTTCGTGCTGGGACTAACGCTGCCTCAATTGGAACACTTCCTACCGTAACGTCACGATATCTTATATAACCAATTGAACTTTCAtatttgaagcttccaaagttTCGGTTTGCAATTGTCATCATCATGCCTAAAGTCATATTTAAGGGTAAAGTTGGTGAAAGGAAATCGACATGTGAGAGATGGAGTGTGACAATAGGATCTTTGGGTTTGAAAACGGTGAAAATCAAGGTTACAATCACGATGGAGACAACGATGACAGAAACTGCAGCTACACTCAAACAAACTCTAACTCCTCTAGCCATGCTTAATTTCGATTTGGGAAAAATTTGTTAGAGATAGAACTTGTTTTTTTGATGAAAAGTCTATctcaatataaatatatatataaaatgaaattttattataaaagtaaattatCTTCTTATTTTATGGTTTAGATTTACGTGttcaataatttgttaaaaatattatgtacCCGAGTAGGTTAAATATCTTAGATGGTCAATTgatcattaattattattttattagttgaaaatatttattttaattataatttacctTAAAAGTCACAGACATAAGATAATTTGTTATACATTAATGACATTGAATGATTTTGGTctcaatttttatgaatttacaAAATtggttttttcattttaaaattcaatcgTTAAAGTTATTGTTTccgattttttaattaaaaaaaataataaaatgatatattttaaacaacttgatatatgatacaatgatatttaatataatattaatgataTGACAATAAAAtcctttaaaaatttaatttcaatttttgaagttattaatttttataatttaattaatgataaataaataattaatttatctaaattattctatattataatatcgtatattaaatcatttaaaatatattaaatcatcgtttatttaattaaaaaatttaagagatatataaaaaaatgtcagattttaaaatatataattgattctttaaattattaaaaatagaagaccaaaataacaattaaactaaAAGAACCTTTATACTCACCATATATTAAATATCTCTTCTTTTGTACAATAATGTATTTCTAtagtaatatattaatattattatgcaGGTCAAAGTCTATTCATCTTtccatataattttgatttacaCCAAAggaaatttttcaattttaagtatataacttttaatttggTCTAATGCCATGAATCAAAACAAATGTTTGTCTCAGTGGCACTTAACACCTAATTTGACTATTGAGATTGAGATCAGATTACACACGACATCCAATTTATCCAATAGTTTTATACTTAATTTGTCCAATAGTTAATGTGCACTATTTTGTTTTACTCAAAATTTATACTATAAATACACATTACAAAACTAGATATAACTAAAAATGTGTATATGTGGTTACTATACGTCatattcttaaatattttattattttatattattaatttaaatattataaaactttttacaaattttttattttttattttaatcattttaaattgtattattttttattttttattgatataatttatattaatttaaataaatagatattatttttaatataaaaaaatataaacaatacaaagttaaaaatgcataaacaaaatAAGAGATATCAAATGTCTTTTCTTGACTTCTAGTATTACGTGAAACATCTACATTAAATAGtctaaaattgtaaatttttaaaatataatgacTAATTTCCtgaattggtaaaaatagaaagacaaaaactataataaaaGCCTAAATAAGAATTTCAAATCCAATGCAATTTGAATGTTTTAGATAACTATTGTATAATAgttattaatatcattttaatgaATAATGAATTTCTCCTTTCtccaaatattaatttttaaaaagagttgaaaatattatattcaattaattcattatttgaATCTTTAAAATtagtcaattaaaaaaattctataagtATCTCAATCACTTGATcgaatatattaattattatattgtattgcaTAACGAACTTCTTAACAAGcagaatatttaatttataaattgtctATTTTTCTTATAACTTGTCAAAATTCCTTTATTTACTATTATTGTACTACtatatgaaattattattatcattattattgtcCTTTTTTGTATCTTAGTCGCTAAGTAATTCTTTTAACgtcatattttataatattaattttttagtataatttcatttaaaatcaattgcattttttttaccAACCTATATTATTTAGCTATATATGAATGatgaattttctattttaaagttatttttgtaTCTCTGACCATCAATTCATGAAATGCCCactttattatttagttaattgGATTCCCTTCCatgttgttaaaataatattgagatCTGCAACAAGAATTACTCAACGAAACAGAAAACAAACAATTATAGGGAAAaatgaaaacggagaacgttctgggttttttgttgaaaacggagaacgttctaggttttttgttgaaaacgaagaacgttctagACAGAATTGAAAAAATCAGAAAACTAGAAAACGgtgaatgttttttattttctgctGAAAACATAGAATGTTCTAAAACATTTTCACAATCAAATTAAACGAAAACTAAAGAAGGATAAGGAAGAATAACACCCATATTTACGTGTTCGGTCTCAATTGATGAGAACTACGTCACGGACAATCAAGCAAGATCAATCCACTATTAATGATTAAACTTTACAAAATCAAGAccttctcaagattgatctcatAGTATCTATCACTGTTTGTGAACCATCAATATTATCATTTTCTCTCAATCTTTATTTTCTCTCTAAATCTTTCTTTTCTGAATTTCTATGAATCATGAATTACATACGCCTCTCTTAGTTTTCAGCTCTTACTGCTGCCACTATCACATTACAGCTGCTACAATATTACAACTTTATTTATAGTATACACAAGTAAACTAACTATAATCACCTATCATAACTAACTTGGTCAAAGGTAGTTATAACAATCCTAAAGCTTAACCAACTCACTACAAGAAATCCCTTtatttgtggccaactttacaaatattttgtggccgaaaaaaaccctcacaaattagtgatcGAAAAAGCCCTCACCAATGGCGGAGCTTGGTAGGGACAGGGGGTGGCCACGGCcaccccaaaaaaaaaattataggttcAGTCTCTCTTCCTCTCTTTCAGATTCAGATTCGGTCTCTCTTCCTCTCTTCCAGATNNNNNNNNNNNNNNNNNNNNNNNNNNNNNNNNNNNNNNNNNNNNNNNNNNNNNNNNNNNNNNNNNNNNNNNNNNNNNNNNNNNNNNNNNNNNNNNNNNNNNNNNNNNNNNNNNNNNNNNNNNNNNNNNNNNNNNNNNNNNNNNNNNNNNNNNNNNNNNNNNNNNNNNNNNNNNNNNNNNNNNNNNNNNNNNNNNNNNNNNNNNNNNNNNNNNNNNNNNNNNNNNNNNNNNNNNNNNNNNNNNNNNNNNNNNNNNNNNNNNNNNNNNNNNNNNNNNNNNNNNNNNNNNNNNNNNNNNNNNNNNNNNNNNNNNNNNNNNNNNNNNNNNNNNGTTACAAGGTGTTTGTGCTTTTGCTAAATTGCTAAAGTGTTGTTGCATACAAGGTGTTTGCTGATTTGCTAAAGTGTTAAATTGCTAAAGTGTTGTTGCATACAAGGTGTTTGCTTATTTGTTAAAGTGTTAAATTGCTAAAGTGTTGGTTGTCTTTTTAGAATGATTTGCTAAATTATTGGATGCCTATTTAGAATGATGGCTAAATTGTTTAACTGCTAAGTTGCTGATTTTAGAATGATTTGTTAAATTGTTGGCCGCTTTAGAATGAAGGCTAGATTGttaaattgttaaattgttgattttagaataatttgttaaattgttGGCTGCTCGATTAGAATGATGACTAAATGGTTGTTGCTAAATTggttaatttaaattgttgttgCTATGTTTATTGAACaagatatttgaaatatttagaATGATGGTTGTCTGTTTGCTGATTTTGTTTCCTAAATTTGTTTTCTAAATTGCTAATTTTGCTGATTTAGaataaagaaacataaataatgGATGCATGTTTTAGAATTCAACTCTTTAAATTTAGCTGCAAGTATCAGTTCTCAgtctattattgatgatttcaagttaattatgttttttataacttaattttttgctatataataaatattatttgctTTATacatattgtaattttatgtCGGCCACTCCAAACTATTTAGTCAAGCTCCGCCACTGGCCCTCACAAATGCAAACAATCAAATTGGTGTTTATTTGTGACTGAAAAACCCCTCACAAAAGACTTAAAATTTAGTTgaattttgtggctgcctaagccctcacaaaatcacaacgttgttattttgtgagggcttaggccgccacaaaatccagctaaaatttaagtcctttgtgagggctttttcagccacaaaatcaaccaTTTGTGACggtaaaggccgccacaaaagcatTGATCCGCTGCACTTTGTGGcgtaaaggccgccacaaattccCATTTTCCTGTTGCACTTTGTGGCCGCCGAGGCCACCACAAATGCCTTATTTTCGCCTTATTTTCTGACCGTTAAAGCCGTCACAAATTTCCATTGTACCattggattttgtggctgctttggccgccacaaaggatcaaccattttctataaatttcacttcactcctcttatcattttcacttctaccttctctctaaaccttctttctaaattttctctccactttctctctacaaaaattatttctccaagctttttctttactatcttgaagtttggtaagtttatattatatatttagttttttaattttatttttgatttgaagttatttatttaattaatattatttaatttttattttgacagtggttATATTGTGTTTACTTCGAAGAGTTCTCAGCCCTGTGAAAACTTCAAATCAGACACTACccgacatcaagttagtattttatacaatttaaatatagattagtaaaatatgtgatattataaatatatttatattatttttaaaatatagatttttttgatttgaagttatttatttaatgaatattattgaatttttattttgacaatggTGATATTGTGTTTACTTCGAAGAGTTCTCAGCCCTGTGAAAACTTCAAATCAGACACTACccgacatcaagttagtattttatacaatttaaatatagattagtaacatatgtgatattataaatatatttatattagttttaaaatatagattagtaaaatatgtgttattataaatttatatatatatatatacacacacacacacggtTGAAGACATTCtcaattttgcgagagtgcagAAATTTGTCGAAGATGAAGGGGGATGAGATGttcatgttgtttatgtcgatgtagacggtttaagagtgaagatgaaataagagtgcatttatATCGTCGGGTAACATTCCAGTAAATAATGATGGAGAGAGTGGAGTTGATCAGAAGAATTATTAcgatgataaataaaaatttgaaacacatgtaaaatttattgatttcaatataactattttaaaaaaaaaatattattaaaattgatgatattaatattttttgttagttattaaaaaaagttgtagTTGAGTtagtacaaaaaatttatatactttaacagtctctacttttgtttatatataaggagttatttta
Protein-coding sequences here:
- the LOC101490975 gene encoding uncharacterized protein → MARGVRVCLSVAAVSVIVVSIVIVTLIFTVFKPKDPIVTLHLSHVDFLSPTLPLNMTLGMMMTIANRNFGSFKYESSIGYIRYRDVTVGSVPIEAALVPARSEINVTTNAHFMVGVLLHNPNFWTDVVPGMKFNLTSTAELPGKAIILKFIKVKAKAYNNCQISVNMTSSDVQSYCISKLKFT